TTGGAAACAAACCGTGATGCAGACCGTATCAAAGCAAAAGGCATACCCGCATACCAGATACAGACTGGAACAGCATGTCACCTTGATGCATTTATGGTCCATAAAGGCTTACATGCCATGCCGCTTGAAGAGATAGACGTATGCTTTATCGAAAATGTCGGTAACCTGGTATGTCCTGCCAGCTATGATGTAGGTAGTCATCTGAACATCGTACTGGTCTCAGTACCCGAAGGAGATGACAAGATTGAAAAATATCCTGTGATGTTCAGACAGGCGGATCTTGTACTTATTACCAAAACCGATCTTCTTCCCCACTTCGATTTTGACATCGAAAAAGCCAAAACAGCTGCAAGACGGCTCAAACCCAATGTTGATATACTGGAAGGATCAATCAAAGATCCTGCTACGATCAAAAGAGTAATTGATTGGATCAAGTTCAAACAAATGATGAGAGGTTAAGCAGTAATGTGTTTATCTATCCCTTCTAAAGTCATCCAAATTGATGAAAACAATATGGCAACAGTGGATACCATGGGGGTTCAAAGAGAGGTTAGCCTTGATCTAATGAATGAAGAGGTGATAGTAGGCGATTATATCCTTATCCATATAGGCTTTGCAATGAACAAGATCGATAAAGAAGAAGCCCTCTCAAGCCTTGCGCTTTACCGTGAGATCATTGAAAAGATGGAAGAAGAGGAAAAACGTCAAGCGATCTTGGAATCTGACAATTGTCTCGGCACCTTAGAATGAAACAACTACAGTTAAAAGATCTCTATCATGCATTCAGAGACCCTAAGACCATTAAATCATTGGCACTTTTGATAGAAAAAGAGGCTAAGAAACTCAGTGAACCATTGCACATCATGGAAGTATGCGGCGGGCATACGCACACGATCATGAAATATGGACTTAAACAGCTTCTTCCTAAGAACATCACATTCATCCATGGACCGGGATGTCCTGTATGTATCATGCCAAAAGACCGCATCGATCATGCGATTGCTTTAGCAAATATGGAGGATACCATCCTT
This is a stretch of genomic DNA from Sulfurovum zhangzhouensis. It encodes these proteins:
- a CDS encoding HypC/HybG/HupF family hydrogenase formation chaperone, whose product is MCLSIPSKVIQIDENNMATVDTMGVQREVSLDLMNEEVIVGDYILIHIGFAMNKIDKEEALSSLALYREIIEKMEEEEKRQAILESDNCLGTLE
- the hypB gene encoding hydrogenase nickel incorporation protein HypB translates to MCQDCGCSINGKESDHHHSHQNLHNNPQLNEAKTIEVITKILDKNDQEAAHNRNHFDTHHVLAINLMSSPGSGKTTLLETIADHNAFAFGVIEGDLETNRDADRIKAKGIPAYQIQTGTACHLDAFMVHKGLHAMPLEEIDVCFIENVGNLVCPASYDVGSHLNIVLVSVPEGDDKIEKYPVMFRQADLVLITKTDLLPHFDFDIEKAKTAARRLKPNVDILEGSIKDPATIKRVIDWIKFKQMMRG